The proteins below are encoded in one region of Campylobacter rectus:
- a CDS encoding ACT domain-containing protein, which produces MKAIVTVIGKDKVGIVAGVSAKLAQLGLNIDDISQTVLDEFFTMMAVVSSDEKQDFTALREELNELGEKLKVKINIQSSAIFDAMHNI; this is translated from the coding sequence ATGAAAGCGATCGTAACGGTGATCGGTAAGGACAAGGTTGGCATTGTAGCGGGCGTTTCGGCTAAGCTAGCACAGCTTGGGCTAAACATAGACGACATTAGCCAGACGGTTTTGGATGAGTTTTTTACGATGATGGCGGTGGTTTCCAGCGACGAAAAGCAGGACTTCACGGCTCTACGCGAGGAGCTAAACGAGCTTGGCGAAAAGCTAAAAGTTAAAATCAACATCCAAAGCTCGGCGATCTTTGACGCCATGCACAACATCTAA
- a CDS encoding PFL family protein — translation MDIKNVTETIAMIEEQNFDIRTITMGISLLDCIDPDIDKAAEKIYAKITDKARDLVKVGNEISAELGIPIVNKRVCVTPIAIIGAATDAADYVPLARAMDEAAQKVGIDFIGGFSALVQKGYAKGDKILIDSIPAALAATQKVCSSVNIGSTKTGINMSAVADMGRVIKETARLSDLGAAKLVVFANAVEDNPFMAGAFHGVGEAEVVINVGVSGPGVVKRALEKVRQASFDVVAETVKKTAFKITRIGQLVGQMASERLGVKFGIVDLSLAPTPAVGDSVARVLEEMGLERVGTHGTTAALALLNDAVKKGGVMACNQVGGLSGAFIPVSEDEGMIAAVRAGSLNLEKLEAMTAICSVGLDMIAIPEDTPEQTIAAIIADEAAIGVINQKTTAVRIIPKGKEGDTLEFGGLLGSAPVMSVNKNSSADFIARGGQIPAPIHSFKN, via the coding sequence ATGGACATCAAAAACGTAACCGAAACGATCGCGATGATCGAGGAGCAAAATTTCGACATCCGCACGATCACGATGGGTATCAGCCTGCTTGACTGTATCGATCCAGATATCGACAAGGCGGCGGAGAAAATTTATGCAAAAATCACCGATAAAGCGCGCGATCTGGTAAAGGTCGGCAATGAAATTTCAGCAGAGCTCGGTATCCCGATCGTAAATAAGCGCGTCTGCGTAACGCCTATCGCCATCATCGGCGCGGCGACGGATGCCGCAGACTACGTGCCGCTTGCTAGAGCGATGGACGAGGCGGCGCAAAAGGTCGGTATCGACTTTATCGGCGGCTTTTCGGCGCTAGTGCAAAAGGGCTACGCAAAGGGCGATAAAATTTTAATCGACTCCATCCCCGCCGCACTCGCCGCGACGCAGAAGGTCTGCTCGTCGGTAAATATCGGCTCGACCAAAACGGGCATAAATATGAGCGCGGTCGCCGACATGGGGCGCGTGATCAAAGAGACGGCGCGACTTTCCGATCTTGGCGCCGCTAAACTCGTCGTATTTGCCAACGCCGTCGAGGATAATCCCTTCATGGCGGGTGCATTTCACGGCGTGGGCGAGGCCGAAGTCGTCATAAACGTGGGCGTATCGGGCCCCGGCGTCGTTAAGCGCGCGCTTGAGAAGGTGCGCCAAGCGAGCTTTGACGTGGTCGCAGAAACCGTGAAAAAGACGGCGTTTAAGATCACGCGCATCGGACAGCTCGTCGGACAAATGGCGTCCGAGCGCCTAGGCGTGAAATTTGGCATCGTTGATCTCTCGCTGGCTCCGACTCCGGCGGTGGGCGATTCGGTCGCGCGCGTGCTTGAGGAGATGGGGCTAGAGCGCGTCGGCACGCACGGCACGACGGCTGCGCTTGCGCTGCTAAACGATGCGGTCAAAAAGGGCGGAGTGATGGCGTGCAACCAAGTAGGCGGGCTTAGCGGCGCGTTTATCCCCGTCTCCGAAGACGAGGGCATGATCGCCGCGGTGCGCGCAGGCTCGCTAAATTTGGAAAAGCTTGAAGCGATGACCGCGATCTGCTCGGTGGGGCTCGATATGATCGCGATCCCCGAGGATACGCCCGAGCAGACGATCGCCGCGATCATAGCCGACGAGGCCGCGATCGGCGTGATAAATCAAAAAACGACCGCCGTGCGCATAATCCCAAAGGGCAAAGAGGGCGACACGCTGGAGTTTGGCGGGCTTCTGGGCAGCGCGCCCGTGATGAGCGTAAATAAAAACTCATCGGCAGACTTCATCGCCCGCGGCGGCCAGATACCGGCTCCTATTCATAGTTTTAAAAACTAA
- a CDS encoding winged helix-turn-helix domain-containing protein → MTALEVAKKVLEIKKQPLNPNRIYKIADELDLTKELNLSGKTP, encoded by the coding sequence ATGACTGCGCTCGAAGTAGCCAAAAAAGTTTTAGAAATCAAAAAGCAACCGCTAAATCCGAATAGAATTTATAAAATAGCCGATGAACTTGATCTTACAAAAGAGCTAAATTTAAGCGGCAAAACGCCGTGA
- a CDS encoding HrgA protein — protein sequence MIKLKSQNLSFSDAVSDTKQVKNAFDERDLYPLLASFVELSPNFNARVKTIFHESSLKSKKGRDKWLYPDIVGVSFEHESYEDSVLNFAAKFVKIPLKIYSFEMKKYLSIANLREYYFQAVSNSSWANEGYLVALDIDESDEELMELIGSLNSSFGIGVLSLDSENLAQSRILAQPKFRANLDFNIINELCKKNPHFNKFLETVKDYDSKNKKRFDGEFDRILTDDEMQKYLKNKKIV from the coding sequence TTGATAAAATTAAAAAGTCAAAATTTAAGTTTTAGCGACGCCGTAAGCGATACAAAGCAAGTTAAAAACGCATTTGACGAGCGCGATTTGTATCCGCTTTTGGCAAGCTTTGTCGAGCTTAGTCCGAATTTCAACGCCAGAGTCAAAACGATCTTTCACGAAAGCAGCCTAAAAAGCAAAAAAGGACGCGATAAATGGCTTTATCCCGACATCGTCGGCGTTAGCTTCGAGCATGAAAGCTATGAGGATAGCGTGCTAAATTTCGCAGCTAAATTCGTAAAAATACCGCTTAAAATTTACTCGTTTGAAATGAAAAAATATTTAAGCATAGCAAATTTAAGAGAGTATTATTTCCAGGCCGTTAGCAACTCCAGCTGGGCGAACGAGGGCTATTTGGTCGCTTTAGATATCGATGAGAGCGACGAGGAGCTAATGGAGCTGATCGGCAGCCTAAACTCAAGCTTTGGTATAGGCGTTTTGAGCCTAGATAGCGAGAATTTAGCACAGAGCAGGATCTTGGCTCAGCCGAAATTTAGGGCGAATTTAGACTTTAATATCATAAATGAGCTTTGCAAGAAAAATCCGCATTTTAATAAATTTCTAGAAACGGTAAAAGACTACGACAGCAAAAATAAAAAGCGCTTTGACGGCGAATTCGATCGAATTTTGACGGATGACGAAATGCAAAAATATCTAAAAAATAAAAAGATAGTATAA